The following are from one region of the Paenibacillus sabinae T27 genome:
- a CDS encoding glycosyltransferase family 2 protein yields MKLSVIIPAYNVEAYIGYTLESLARQSSKDFETIVVDDGSTDGTGQAVRNFIDSGRLANCRLITKENGGVSAARNRGTEEAVGDYVLFLDGDDHVAPGLVEAFAKAADNGEPDIVCWKWTLVDEKGKQLYDFYRDTPRLPKRMSGADALRHVLVNQDMRIWTASAAYKRRLLEEEGILYTPGCVNGEDQEYTFKALARAADVVFIDSVLSYYLHRSTSISGVYNVKKFDFADAFKRAGMYMDGRPELKEVQDTLLYRHMIENYFYNLKTCLGSSGKVSIRTLLQDIDRNYPHLNEEMRDLIKRWTKENGNAKAHVRAFLIAPELYRVLLGCQQAAIKLKSRIRSTLRHATA; encoded by the coding sequence GTGAAGCTTAGCGTGATCATTCCGGCGTACAATGTCGAAGCGTATATCGGTTATACGCTTGAATCGCTCGCCAGACAGAGCAGCAAGGATTTTGAGACGATTGTCGTTGACGACGGCTCCACCGACGGGACGGGGCAGGCGGTCCGGAACTTTATCGACAGCGGCCGGTTGGCGAACTGCCGCCTGATCACCAAGGAGAACGGTGGAGTCAGCGCCGCCCGGAACCGGGGGACCGAGGAAGCGGTCGGCGACTATGTTCTGTTTCTTGACGGCGACGATCATGTGGCCCCCGGTCTGGTTGAAGCTTTCGCCAAGGCGGCGGATAACGGAGAGCCCGATATAGTATGCTGGAAATGGACGCTGGTCGACGAGAAGGGGAAGCAGCTCTACGATTTCTACCGGGATACCCCGCGTCTTCCGAAGCGGATGTCGGGCGCGGATGCGCTGCGGCATGTGCTGGTCAATCAGGACATGCGGATCTGGACGGCAAGCGCCGCCTACAAGAGACGACTTCTGGAAGAGGAAGGGATTCTCTATACGCCCGGCTGCGTGAACGGAGAGGACCAGGAGTACACGTTTAAGGCTTTGGCGCGCGCGGCCGACGTTGTTTTTATCGACAGTGTGTTGTCTTATTATCTGCACCGGAGTACGTCTATCTCGGGCGTATACAACGTCAAGAAATTTGACTTTGCGGACGCCTTCAAGCGGGCCGGAATGTATATGGACGGACGGCCTGAGCTGAAAGAGGTTCAGGATACGCTTCTGTATCGCCACATGATTGAGAACTATTTTTATAATCTGAAGACCTGCCTGGGAAGCTCGGGCAAAGTGTCCATCCGCACGTTGCTGCAGGATATTGACAGGAACTACCCGCATTTAAATGAAGAAATGCGTGATTTAATCAAGCGCTGGACCAAAGAGAACGGCAATGCGAAAGCGCATGTCCGCGCATTTCTAATCGCTCCTGAGCTGTACCGGGTGCTCCTCGGATGCCAGCAGGCGGCGATCAAGCTGAAGTCCCGTATCCGCTCCACACTCCGTCATGCGACGGCGTAA
- a CDS encoding PAS domain S-box protein, whose protein sequence is MASIHSIVYLAIFVMAYFIVRLYVKQFRAAKQLLETEKKYNEQLRLYLNVIEQSPLSIVITDAHSRIQYINPYFSELTGYTKEELIGKTPGILKSEEAKPEMYWEMWQTISRGDKWQGEFINKKKSGEKYMEAAIISSIKDSSQNITHYVGIKENVSEYKRIKRELSDQFYFTSQLIDTLPHPLFYLDVEGYFLGCNTAYESAFNVNRQELTGLHARDLSYMPRDSYRVLDDMRKEVSRNGLPSQRQLRRPFADGKEHDILYSLSAYHRSDGSVGGYLGIMTDITDLKTKEKELLESRNFLDVIINHIPVMLYVKDAETLNFYKANQACADFLGLSTDEMPGMCDYDLFPQEVARKLNSTDRKVLEIGQAVNEIEILPGDGEEGSLRYVHASKVPILDADGKPLFLLGVSEDITETKKKEEELKTALHVAEEATAAKSQFLANMSHEIRTPMNAIIGLAHLALKTELSPKQRDYLSKIHNAGTSLLGIVNEILDFSKVESGKLELEDTGFELQEVITDSVALSSQSAYEKGLELMYYIPADVPQNLTGDPLRLQQIVTNLVSNAVKFTETGEVVVRAEQVRRVDNRIKLKISVRDTGIGLSKEAEARLFQAFTQADNSTTRKFGGTGLGLAISRRLVEMMGGTLWVESKEGEGSIFAFTAWFGVGAESVSPARAVPVELGRLRMLVVDDNRAAGELLADYLRDFECRATAVSSGEEALLALEQADAGEPFEAVFLDWEIEGKYGTELARRIKNNASLRHVPAVILVTAFGRDDFLNQTDTGNVDDYLVKPVNQSLLYDMIISRFATLNGGLSVPSIVKEKDYKLAGIRVLLAEDNEINQQIAVELLKSQGIEAEIAPNGAEAVRMVRDMPGEHYQLVLMDMQMPVMDGFAAARAIRELTPRLPIIAMTARTMPEEREKCLTAGMNDHVPKPIDPDILFAILDRWVSDNRKRRLLSDSRSVEINEQGIGTPFEAPYFPQFAGIDTVNGLRRTGYNVKLYVSLLQKYADNHGNTVIQVKRAAQRQDFATAHRLAHNLKGVSGNVGALEVQLLADEAVTMLAAGLAGEETDLVLDKLEAGVLSITEEIRTRLREARLLEIEAQVPTRPAEQAVRKLLVLLKESDSEASDYFQSVKDQLKAWMEPEEWRLTARSIGIFDYEDAIDRIERAVRNGNLDIGVDKDA, encoded by the coding sequence TTGGCTTCCATACATAGCATCGTTTATCTGGCGATATTCGTTATGGCTTATTTTATCGTACGCCTGTACGTGAAGCAGTTCCGGGCGGCCAAACAGCTGCTGGAAACCGAGAAGAAATACAACGAGCAGCTGCGCCTGTATCTGAATGTGATCGAGCAGTCGCCGCTTTCCATTGTGATCACCGATGCGCACAGCCGGATCCAGTACATCAATCCTTATTTCTCGGAGTTGACCGGTTACACCAAGGAAGAACTGATCGGCAAGACGCCGGGTATTCTGAAATCGGAAGAAGCAAAGCCCGAGATGTACTGGGAAATGTGGCAGACCATCAGCCGGGGCGACAAGTGGCAGGGGGAATTCATCAACAAAAAGAAGAGCGGAGAGAAGTACATGGAAGCCGCCATTATTTCGTCCATCAAGGATAGCAGCCAGAACATCACTCATTATGTCGGCATTAAAGAGAATGTGTCCGAGTACAAACGCATCAAAAGGGAGCTGTCCGACCAGTTCTATTTCACCTCCCAGCTCATTGACACTTTGCCCCACCCGTTATTTTACCTGGACGTCGAGGGTTATTTCCTTGGCTGCAATACCGCTTACGAGAGTGCGTTTAATGTGAATCGCCAGGAACTGACCGGACTGCATGCGAGGGACTTGTCGTACATGCCCCGTGACAGCTATCGGGTACTGGACGATATGCGGAAGGAAGTAAGCCGTAATGGCCTACCCTCCCAAAGGCAGCTCAGAAGGCCCTTTGCCGACGGAAAAGAGCATGATATTCTGTATTCTCTTTCGGCCTATCACCGTTCCGACGGCTCCGTGGGAGGATATTTAGGCATAATGACGGATATTACGGATCTGAAGACGAAGGAAAAAGAGCTGCTGGAAAGCCGGAATTTCCTCGATGTCATCATCAATCATATTCCTGTCATGCTGTACGTCAAGGACGCCGAAACGCTCAATTTCTACAAAGCGAATCAGGCCTGCGCCGATTTCCTTGGTCTGTCGACAGATGAAATGCCGGGGATGTGCGATTACGATCTGTTCCCGCAAGAGGTGGCAAGGAAGCTGAACAGTACGGACCGTAAGGTTCTGGAGATCGGGCAAGCCGTGAACGAAATTGAAATTTTGCCGGGCGACGGCGAGGAGGGCTCTCTCCGGTATGTCCATGCCTCAAAGGTGCCGATTCTGGATGCCGACGGCAAGCCGCTCTTTCTTCTGGGCGTTTCCGAGGATATTACCGAGACGAAGAAGAAGGAAGAGGAGCTTAAAACGGCTCTGCACGTCGCCGAAGAGGCAACGGCCGCCAAGTCGCAGTTTTTGGCCAACATGAGCCATGAAATCCGAACGCCAATGAACGCGATTATCGGACTGGCTCATCTGGCGCTCAAAACTGAGCTCAGCCCCAAGCAGCGGGATTATTTGTCCAAAATTCATAATGCCGGGACCTCCCTGCTTGGCATCGTCAACGAGATTCTGGATTTCTCCAAAGTCGAATCCGGCAAGCTGGAGCTTGAGGATACCGGGTTTGAGCTTCAGGAGGTGATCACGGATTCGGTTGCCCTGTCAAGCCAGTCCGCTTACGAAAAAGGCCTGGAGCTGATGTATTACATACCGGCGGATGTACCGCAGAATCTGACCGGCGATCCGCTCCGCCTTCAGCAGATCGTGACTAATCTGGTAAGCAATGCGGTAAAATTCACCGAGACGGGAGAAGTCGTTGTCCGGGCGGAGCAGGTCCGCCGAGTGGACAACAGGATCAAGCTGAAGATCAGCGTGCGGGATACGGGCATCGGCCTCAGTAAAGAAGCGGAAGCCAGACTTTTTCAGGCGTTTACCCAGGCGGACAACTCGACCACACGCAAATTCGGCGGTACGGGACTTGGGCTTGCCATCAGCCGCAGACTCGTCGAGATGATGGGAGGAACGCTGTGGGTGGAGAGCAAGGAGGGCGAGGGAAGCATCTTTGCCTTTACGGCCTGGTTCGGCGTCGGCGCGGAGAGCGTCTCTCCGGCCAGAGCGGTACCTGTTGAGCTTGGAAGGCTCCGGATGCTTGTCGTAGACGACAACCGGGCCGCTGGAGAGCTTTTGGCCGATTATTTGCGGGATTTTGAATGCCGGGCGACGGCCGTGTCATCCGGCGAAGAGGCGCTGCTTGCTCTTGAACAGGCGGATGCCGGTGAGCCATTCGAAGCCGTGTTCCTGGACTGGGAGATCGAGGGCAAATACGGCACCGAACTCGCCCGAAGGATTAAGAACAATGCGTCTTTAAGGCATGTTCCCGCAGTGATCCTCGTTACGGCTTTCGGAAGGGACGATTTCCTTAACCAGACTGACACCGGGAATGTAGACGATTATTTGGTCAAGCCGGTCAATCAGTCACTGCTCTATGACATGATTATCAGTCGGTTCGCTACCCTTAACGGGGGATTGTCCGTTCCCTCAATCGTAAAGGAGAAGGATTATAAGCTGGCGGGAATAAGGGTCCTGTTGGCCGAAGACAACGAAATTAACCAGCAAATCGCCGTAGAGCTGCTTAAAAGTCAGGGAATCGAAGCGGAGATCGCCCCGAATGGAGCGGAGGCCGTTCGCATGGTGAGGGATATGCCCGGGGAGCATTATCAATTGGTGCTGATGGATATGCAAATGCCTGTAATGGACGGATTTGCCGCCGCGCGGGCCATCCGGGAGCTGACCCCGCGGCTGCCGATTATCGCCATGACGGCCCGGACGATGCCGGAGGAGAGGGAGAAGTGTCTGACGGCCGGCATGAATGATCATGTGCCCAAGCCGATCGACCCGGATATTCTGTTCGCCATTCTGGACAGATGGGTTTCGGACAACCGGAAACGCAGGCTGCTGAGCGATAGCCGCTCGGTTGAGATCAATGAACAAGGTATCGGGACTCCTTTCGAGGCTCCGTACTTTCCGCAATTTGCCGGAATCGATACCGTTAACGGCCTTAGGCGGACCGGGTATAATGTCAAGCTGTACGTCAGCCTGCTGCAGAAATATGCAGACAACCACGGGAATACCGTGATTCAGGTCAAAAGGGCCGCGCAGAGGCAGGATTTCGCGACGGCCCACCGGCTCGCCCATAACTTAAAAGGCGTATCCGGTAATGTCGGCGCCCTGGAAGTGCAGCTTCTGGCCGACGAAGCCGTCACAATGCTTGCGGCGGGGCTTGCCGGAGAGGAGACCGATCTGGTTCTGGACAAGCTCGAAGCTGGTGTCCTGAGCATTACGGAAGAAATCCGGACCCGGTTACGGGAAGCCCGTCTGCTCGAAATCGAGGCACAGGTTCCAACCCGTCCAGCGGAGCAGGCCGTAAGGAAATTGCTTGTACTCCTGAAGGAGAGCGACAGTGAAGCCTCCGATTATTTTCAATCGGTCAAGGACCAGTTGAAGGCATGGATGGAGCCGGAGGAATGGCGCTTAACGGCCCGCTCGATCGGAATATTCGATTACGAAGATGCGATTGACCGGATCGAAAGGGCGGTAAGGAACGGCAACTTGGATATAGGGGTTGATAAAGATGCTTGA
- a CDS encoding glycosyltransferase family 2 protein: protein MKPEISIIVPVYKVENYIRKCVDSILAQSFENFELILVDDGSPDNCPAICDEYAAKDPRVRVIHKPNGGLSDARNWGLNIAEGKYVGFVDSDDWVADDMYELLYHSIIENDSDIAVCCHYEVVEGELFQINNFDGYPRVLGNVEGLSELLMDVRIKNLAWDKLYKRELFRNVNYPVGVYYEDTPTTYKLFLKASKVSLVNIPKYFYFKRKESITGSKNLKKLQDKFYGAYEKYDKVRSQYRDKIDKATWGWAANVVINEAMELYNYLLRQKDGTAQSGDVEKVKKFLRENLSVILTAKPIGPKLKLAALILSTSEAFYSLLYSTLIFPFRKEKNQSLM from the coding sequence ATGAAACCGGAAATCAGCATCATTGTGCCTGTGTATAAGGTGGAAAATTATATCCGCAAATGCGTGGATTCGATTCTGGCACAGAGCTTCGAGAACTTTGAACTGATTCTAGTCGATGACGGCTCTCCCGACAACTGTCCCGCCATTTGCGACGAGTACGCCGCCAAGGACCCGAGAGTGCGGGTCATTCATAAGCCGAACGGCGGATTGTCCGACGCCAGAAACTGGGGTCTTAATATCGCCGAAGGCAAATACGTCGGCTTTGTCGATTCGGACGACTGGGTTGCCGACGATATGTATGAGCTGCTGTACCATTCCATAATCGAAAATGATTCGGACATCGCCGTATGCTGCCACTACGAGGTGGTTGAGGGCGAGCTGTTCCAGATCAACAATTTTGACGGCTATCCCCGCGTGCTTGGCAATGTGGAAGGATTGAGCGAGCTGCTGATGGACGTCCGGATCAAGAATCTGGCCTGGGACAAGCTGTACAAAAGAGAGCTGTTCCGCAATGTCAACTATCCCGTCGGGGTGTATTACGAGGATACTCCGACAACCTATAAGCTGTTCCTGAAGGCTTCCAAGGTGTCTTTGGTCAACATTCCGAAATATTTTTACTTCAAGCGCAAAGAGAGCATCACCGGAAGCAAAAATCTGAAGAAGCTCCAGGACAAATTCTACGGAGCCTATGAGAAGTACGATAAGGTCAGAAGCCAGTACCGGGACAAAATCGATAAGGCTACCTGGGGCTGGGCCGCCAATGTCGTCATTAATGAAGCGATGGAGCTGTATAATTATCTGCTCAGGCAAAAAGACGGAACCGCCCAGAGCGGGGATGTCGAAAAGGTCAAAAAGTTCCTGCGCGAAAATCTGTCCGTCATCCTGACGGCCAAGCCGATCGGGCCGAAACTGAAATTGGCCGCTCTTATCCTGTCGACGAGCGAGGCCTTCTACAGCCTGCTGTACAGCACCCTGATCTTTCCGTTCCGCAAAGAGAAGAATCAGAGCCTGATGTAG
- a CDS encoding response regulator encodes MLDLRPVVLVVDDTPDNIALLSGLLKERYKVKVATNGERALAVAKAAPPDLILLDIMMPVMDGYETCRRLKMDRELEDIPVIFLTAKEEVEDENKGFELGAVDYITKPISSPILLSRVKTHLTLKRSKDFLKDKNHFLETEISRRIKEISLIQEVSIMSMAALAEIRDIDTGNHIQRTKLYVEELATQLSRTPKYSSYLCQESVDLIAASAPLHDIGKVGIPDYILQKPGPLTREEYEIMKTHTTLGKEAILRAEQLMNKTETFFRYAKEIVYSHHEKWNGTGYPEGLAGENIPLSARLMAVADVYDALTSKRVYKDAMSHEQAVAIITGDAGKHFDPDIVPVFLKCQFKFREISGIYQGEEVH; translated from the coding sequence ATGCTTGACCTGAGACCCGTTGTTTTAGTGGTGGACGATACGCCTGACAATATTGCTTTACTGAGCGGCCTGCTGAAAGAGCGGTATAAGGTGAAAGTTGCAACGAACGGAGAGAGGGCGCTTGCAGTAGCCAAAGCCGCACCGCCCGATTTGATTCTGCTCGACATCATGATGCCGGTGATGGACGGCTATGAAACATGCCGGAGGCTGAAGATGGACAGGGAGCTGGAGGATATACCGGTGATTTTCCTGACTGCCAAGGAAGAGGTGGAGGATGAGAATAAAGGGTTCGAGCTGGGAGCGGTTGACTATATTACGAAGCCGATCAGCTCGCCAATTCTGCTGTCCAGGGTGAAGACCCATTTGACGCTCAAGCGGTCGAAGGATTTTCTCAAGGACAAGAACCATTTTCTTGAGACCGAAATTTCCAGACGGATCAAAGAAATATCTTTGATTCAGGAAGTCAGCATTATGTCCATGGCCGCTCTTGCCGAGATCCGGGATATTGATACGGGGAACCATATCCAGCGGACGAAGCTGTATGTCGAAGAATTGGCCACCCAGCTTAGCCGGACTCCTAAGTACAGCTCGTATTTATGCCAGGAGAGCGTCGATCTGATTGCCGCCTCCGCTCCGCTTCATGATATCGGGAAGGTGGGCATCCCGGATTATATCCTGCAGAAGCCGGGTCCGCTGACCCGGGAAGAGTACGAGATCATGAAAACCCACACGACGCTGGGGAAAGAGGCGATTTTGCGGGCGGAGCAGCTGATGAACAAGACCGAGACTTTTTTTCGTTATGCCAAGGAAATCGTGTATTCCCATCATGAAAAATGGAACGGCACAGGCTATCCTGAAGGACTTGCGGGGGAAAACATTCCGCTCTCGGCAAGGCTGATGGCCGTGGCTGACGTCTACGACGCACTCACCAGCAAAAGGGTGTATAAGGACGCCATGTCCCATGAACAGGCGGTGGCGATTATCACGGGGGATGCGGGCAAGCATTTCGATCCGGACATCGTCCCGGTATTTCTGAAATGCCAGTTCAAATTCAGGGAGATATCCGGCATCTACCAAGGCGAGGAAGTACACTGA
- a CDS encoding LysR family transcriptional regulator, protein MTLQQLKYVIEVAGRGSMNEAAKRLFISQPSLSNAIRDLEEEIGITIFERTNKGISLSKEGAEFLSYARQVVEQAELLENRYLGAKPSPQHFSVSTQHYAFAVNAFVNLVRRHGQEEYEMALRETKTYEIIQDVKSLRSEIGILYLNEFNAKVMGRLLKDAGLVFNSLFIAKPHIFISIHNPLAKQSIVTIDQLHEYPYLSFEQGEYNSFHFSEEILSTLSHPKSIRVNDRATLFNLLIGLNGYTISTGVLSADLNGNEIIPVPLDCDESINVGWICHKDAALSKLGLAYVEELEKAIAE, encoded by the coding sequence TTGACTCTACAACAATTGAAATACGTCATCGAGGTGGCGGGCCGCGGTTCGATGAACGAAGCCGCCAAACGGCTGTTCATTTCCCAGCCCAGCCTGTCCAACGCGATCCGGGATCTGGAAGAAGAAATCGGGATCACGATCTTTGAGCGCACCAACAAAGGCATTTCGCTGTCTAAGGAAGGCGCGGAGTTTCTAAGCTACGCCAGGCAGGTGGTCGAGCAGGCCGAACTGCTGGAGAACCGGTATCTTGGCGCCAAGCCGTCGCCCCAGCATTTCTCCGTGTCCACCCAGCATTACGCTTTTGCGGTCAACGCCTTTGTGAACCTGGTGCGCCGGCACGGCCAGGAAGAATACGAAATGGCGCTCCGTGAGACGAAGACCTACGAAATCATTCAGGACGTCAAAAGCCTGCGCAGCGAGATCGGCATTCTGTATCTCAATGAGTTCAACGCCAAGGTGATGGGCAGGCTGCTCAAGGACGCGGGGCTGGTCTTCAACAGCCTGTTCATCGCGAAGCCGCATATTTTTATCAGCATCCATAATCCGCTGGCCAAGCAGTCCATCGTGACCATCGACCAGCTTCATGAATATCCGTATTTGTCCTTTGAGCAGGGGGAATACAATTCCTTTCACTTCTCGGAGGAAATTCTCAGCACGTTGTCGCACCCCAAGAGCATCCGGGTCAACGACCGGGCGACGCTGTTCAATCTGCTGATCGGCCTTAACGGCTACACGATATCGACGGGCGTGCTTAGCGCGGATTTGAACGGCAACGAGATCATTCCCGTTCCGCTCGATTGCGACGAGAGCATCAATGTGGGCTGGATCTGCCATAAGGACGCCGCGCTTTCAAAGTTGGGACTGGCCTATGTCGAAGAGCTGGAAAAGGCGATTGCCGAGTAG
- a CDS encoding NADPH-dependent oxidoreductase: MNEVIATLKNHRSYRQYAQREVETEALRTIIEAAQAAPSWINGQHVTVISVRDEERKRQLSEFSGNQKHVAEAPVFLMFCMDFYRAKLAGEIEETSFEAERDVDALLIGATDVGIALEAAIVAAESLGLGVIPIGGIRRNTQGVIDLLKLPKYVFPVVGLCVGYPEAEVPKQPRLPLPAVWHEESYNPDLAGYLQEMNDSNRQALKAQGLEEKDWTARVAAFFAANPEYGDAKRTLREQGFACSNLEPDPS; this comes from the coding sequence TTGAATGAAGTTATTGCTACATTAAAAAATCACCGCTCCTACCGGCAGTATGCACAGCGGGAAGTGGAAACGGAAGCATTGCGGACCATCATCGAAGCCGCGCAGGCGGCTCCTTCCTGGATCAACGGCCAGCACGTGACGGTGATTTCCGTCCGGGACGAAGAGCGGAAGCGGCAGCTGTCGGAGTTCAGCGGGAACCAGAAGCATGTCGCCGAAGCACCGGTGTTTCTCATGTTCTGCATGGATTTTTACCGCGCCAAGCTGGCGGGCGAGATCGAGGAGACTTCATTTGAAGCAGAGCGCGATGTGGATGCATTGCTGATCGGGGCGACGGATGTGGGCATCGCGCTGGAAGCGGCGATCGTCGCGGCGGAGTCGCTGGGCCTCGGCGTCATTCCGATCGGCGGCATCCGGCGGAATACGCAGGGCGTCATCGACCTGCTGAAGCTGCCGAAATACGTATTCCCGGTAGTCGGTCTGTGTGTCGGGTATCCCGAGGCCGAAGTGCCCAAGCAGCCCCGGCTTCCGCTGCCCGCGGTTTGGCACGAGGAGAGCTATAATCCCGATCTGGCCGGATACCTGCAGGAAATGAACGACAGCAACCGGCAGGCGCTGAAAGCTCAGGGGCTGGAGGAAAAAGACTGGACCGCCCGTGTCGCCGCCTTCTTCGCCGCCAATCCGGAGTACGGGGACGCCAAACGCACGCTCCGGGAACAGGGCTTTGCCTGCAGCAACCTGGAACCGGATCCAAGCTAA
- a CDS encoding glycosyltransferase family 4 protein, with protein sequence MMHIGIFMHTNYFEDFFVKGLGINEREYVESYHNDFSFDYARLLREHGITTTIYNFTKTGDKARTYQHKVVDCTVKFIPIGTLYRMYDRIPYATRTPVLKFISQYASTIQPDLARILQDDGIDVIYAQEYASGRFERLAGVAKSLGIPIVAAYHGGSIPKFLMPIKKRTLSQAAYLTTLNEDEHRSMLASLPHMKDRIRIIPNFVNQSIFHREDREEARRALDLDPGSRYIITVGRLDEYQKAHSLLVEAVKSLHDFPELKVLIAGSGPDEQELRKRISDAGLEDKIILLGSVRDKNQLRHYYNASELFVLPSRYEGLPLVLLEAGACGLPAAAFNVMGVRGMIRDGENGLLAENLDPLRLADSLRKLLSSPELRAKMGDRALEIVRTQYSEEVIGAKLKALFTDSIGGGDAVNFKPAVLTGNK encoded by the coding sequence ATGATGCATATCGGCATTTTTATGCACACCAATTACTTCGAGGATTTCTTCGTCAAGGGCCTCGGCATCAACGAACGGGAGTATGTCGAGTCCTATCATAATGATTTTTCGTTTGACTATGCCCGCCTGCTCCGTGAGCACGGGATCACAACCACCATCTACAATTTCACCAAAACCGGCGACAAGGCCCGGACCTATCAGCATAAAGTGGTCGATTGCACGGTCAAGTTCATACCGATTGGCACGCTGTACCGGATGTATGACCGGATTCCTTACGCAACCCGGACCCCCGTGCTTAAATTCATTTCCCAGTACGCCTCCACGATTCAGCCGGACCTTGCGCGGATTCTGCAGGACGACGGCATCGATGTCATCTATGCCCAGGAATATGCTTCCGGACGGTTTGAACGGCTGGCCGGCGTTGCCAAATCTCTTGGCATACCGATCGTGGCGGCCTATCACGGAGGCAGCATACCGAAATTCCTGATGCCGATCAAAAAACGGACCTTGAGCCAGGCCGCTTATTTGACGACACTTAACGAAGATGAGCATCGCAGCATGCTCGCTTCTTTGCCCCATATGAAAGACCGCATTCGCATCATTCCGAATTTCGTTAACCAGTCCATCTTCCACCGGGAAGACCGGGAAGAGGCGCGCCGCGCACTGGACCTGGACCCCGGTTCAAGGTACATCATAACGGTCGGAAGACTGGATGAGTATCAAAAAGCGCATTCGCTGCTCGTTGAGGCGGTCAAATCACTTCATGACTTTCCGGAGCTGAAGGTGCTGATCGCCGGAAGCGGGCCGGATGAGCAGGAGCTGCGGAAGCGGATTTCGGATGCCGGTCTGGAGGACAAAATCATCCTGCTCGGCTCGGTACGCGACAAAAATCAATTGAGGCACTATTACAACGCCAGCGAGCTGTTTGTGCTTCCCTCGCGCTATGAAGGACTGCCGCTGGTCCTGCTGGAAGCTGGAGCCTGCGGATTGCCTGCCGCGGCCTTCAATGTCATGGGGGTCAGAGGCATGATCCGCGACGGCGAGAACGGGCTGCTTGCGGAGAATCTCGACCCGCTTCGGCTGGCCGACTCGCTGCGGAAGCTGCTGTCAAGCCCCGAGCTCCGCGCGAAGATGGGGGACCGGGCGCTCGAAATTGTCCGCACCCAGTATTCCGAGGAGGTCATCGGCGCCAAGCTGAAGGCGCTGTTTACGGACAGTATTGGCGGCGGGGACGCCGTGAATTTCAAGCCGGCCGTTCTGACTGGTAATAAATGA